GATGTTTTGACAGCGTCTTTCCCGCCTATCTTTATGTACTCGTTTTCGCCGACTTTTTCAAAACCGGTAAACGTATTCCTGAATATTTCATTGGCTTCATCAACAATTCCGTCAAGAGTTTTTTTGCTGAAGGATTCTTCTTTTATTATTAGGCTTGCGGTATTTTTCATATACTGATGCTCCAGAACGGAGCCTTCAAGCTTATTCCAGCCTTCCGGCAGGGAAACAGCGATTTTTAAATTTGAATCTTCATTGCCGCTTGCAACGTCTCCGCCTGTTATCTGATCAGTGGGGTTTTCCTCTGTTTTTGCTTTCTCGCAGGAAAAAAAAGCACAGAAAATAATCAAAACAGATACTATAATTAAAAATGTTCTTTTCACTGATTTCACCTCTTATATAATTTAATCGTCGCATTGGGGAAGAACGACGTTTGCAAGACTGAATTCGGTGCAGACATAATCGAATCCGCCGCGTTCTCCGTTTGCAGATGCCTCCACCGAATACTTAAGACATACTCCTGTGTCTTTATCTATATAGAATTCTATAGTCGATGAAACTCCCCAGTCGGCGGCATTAAGAACATATTTATCGCATGTGCGTCCGCATACTGTATCGGTGCCTTTACTTGAAAGATCATCCTCATAGTCCTGATAATACGACATAAACGAAAATACAGCTTCCGCGGAGTTTTTTACTTCATCTTCAGTTAAAGTAATACCCTCTAATTTCGAGAATTTGCCGGTTTCTTCGTCCTTTGTGCACAACACATAACCGTCACCTTCCTTCAGATACATGAATTCGCCTCCGTCATTCAGCTCATAATAGTATCCGGTTTCATTCTTCTTTATAGAAACAACGGCTGTGCCTGTTTCTTCATTGTTTTCATAATATGTAAAATTGTATGTTACGGAATAATCGCTTCCGAGATGATCGGATATATATTCGTTATTGTAAGCAAATTCGCTATCTTCGTCGTTTTCGCCATTCTGGAGTGTATCTTCTTCACCATCCTGATATGTAGCTTCTCCGTTATCCTGATGCGTGTTTTCATTGGTTAAAACGCCATTTTGATCATCATTGTCTTTTGTCTTTCCGCCTCCGAAATCAATTTTGAGAGCAGAGCATCCGGCAAACATTAAAACTATAGTAATGCAAAGTAAAGCAGCAAGCAATTTTTTCATGTGTGTTCTCCTAAAATATAGTTATATCACGCGCTGATTATAAGACATTCAAACTGCTTTTTCAATTCAATAATTATAATGAGCCGTTCAAATCGCATAATTAGAACTAATGATATGTGTGTTCAGAGCGGCTTTTTGGCCTGATCGGTAGACTTCTACAGTTCTGTGGGTACAGCAACATAGGACGCCCAAAAACATGCCATAAAATATATGCTGTATCATTCGCCGCCCGAAACAATGGTTTAATATTACGATGAATGCGGCTTCTTATTAGATAAAATGTTATACAAGAGAGAAAAGCCCATATACCAGAGCTTTTCTCTTATAAAGCTGTAATTAATAAATCATTTTTTAATAAGCCGTTTTAACCGATGAACATTTGTGTCCAGTAAGATCCATCCGCAACATATCCGACACCTATCTCAGTAAACGAAGCGTTCAGAATATTCGCACGGTGTCCGCTCGAATTCATCCAGCCGTCAACCACGGCTTGAGGTGTTTTATATCCCTGAGCGATATTTTCTCCGGCTGTCCTGAATGAAATTCCGAAGTTCCTGATCATATCGAAAGGAGATCCGTAAGTCGGGCTTGTGTGTGAAAAATACTTTTTATCGTGCATATCCTGAGATTTATACCTCGCGACTCTTGACAGCTGCCAGTTTGCGGTCAGCTTTGCCAAGCCGTTTTTAACGCGTATCTGATTTACAAGATCGATCACCTGCTGTTCATATGATGTCGTCTGGGTGTTTGTCAGCGGCACATATACCTTGTCGCCGGGGTATATCAGATTAGGATTTTTAAACTGCGGGTTTGCTGATATGATCTCGCTTAATCCGACTTGATATCTCACAGATATTTTCCAAAGGCTGTCACCGCGAACTACCGTATACGTTACGGTTTCGGCGCCCACACAGAAAACGGTTGTGAATGAAGCCAGTATGAGAAAGACCGCAAATAATATTAATTTCTTCTTCATTTATATAAGTCATGCCTTTCCGCCGAACCGCATACTTTTTGACGGTTTCGGCTTGAAAAAAATGCGGTTTCAAACTTTTTTACTTTTATGGTTTATTATTAATGCGTTATTGTTAAACAGTAATTTGAATAATATTTTTAATAGAGAAAAGCCCATATGTATGAGCTTATTTCTCTTTAAACGGTAATTACTTTATGCCTTGTTAATAAATTGCGCATTATTTATAAAAGCCTGTCATAATTATCTGCAGTAATGACGATAAATATACTCCTGTAATATTTAACAGCATTTCATAATAACGCATTTAAATACAATGAATATCAAATCAATTAATGTAAATCGAGCGGTAATATATGCAAAGTGTTCGCAATTCATTGACTTGCTTTTGAATATAAATATAATAATAGTATAGCGTTGATTCACTGCATCAAGGAGGATCAAATGAACGTCAAATTGCTTGTGAGTTCTAAAAATTATAAAGAACTTGAGAAATATCTCAAGGAAAAAGGAATTCAAGTTGACGATGATGCCGAATTTATATTATCGGAATCGAAAAAGGCAATTGATAGCCTAATCGGCAAAAACAACGGAATTATCTACCGTATAGAAACAGAAGATATTATTTATATCGAAAGCTTTGGGCACGATGTCATATTACATACAAAAGATCAAAGCTTCAATCTGTCTGAAAGGCTCTATATTCTGGAAAATCTACTTGATCCTGTAAAATTCATACGAATAAGTAATTCTGTCATTATCTCCAAGAATAAAATCGTTAAGATCACTCCGACATTCTCATCCAAATTTATCTTAACTCTTGCAGACGGGAGCAATGTTGATGTCACGCGCAGTTATTACTGCTTTTTTAAAGAACATATCGGTATATAAGGAGTATTTATCATGTCGAATATTATAACTGCCTGTTTAATATTATTCGCTGTCATCCCTGTCGCTTCTGTAATATATTACTTAATTTATAAAATTGCCATAAACAGAGCGCTTATCGGGGCAGAAAACCACAGCCGGCGTCTGCCTTCCCCGCTTGCTTTTTTTGTCGCCGCCGTGATGATCGCCTTTTTAATATTGAGCGCTGTATTTATAATTTCAAAAATCAAAAGCGACAATATAAATGTCAATGAAAACAAATCATATTTTAATTTCACTCAAGTGCTAAAAAACAATGAGGATAATTACGGAAATATTTATTCGGTAGATTACAACATCGGATATGACAAAAAAACTGAGAAATCAGGAGATATTACCTTCACATATTTTATAAGCAAATCTCCATATGATACTTATCATCCGACATTTATTGTTTTTGCCGAATACAATGGGGACAAAAATATACATCACAGCGGACTGAACGGGACATTTTATAATGTAGACAATAAATTGATCGGCGGTTATGGTTGTTCCGGAGGAAATGGCGACAATTTAATCTGCATTATCGGAGATGCAACCGACGATTGTATTTTTGAATTCACCGCGGCTTTTTCTGCTACTAATAAAAAGGAGGAAAATCTGAAGGATGCTGATGTCTGTGAAACATTGCGGTTCTGTATCGGTAATTAG
The sequence above is a segment of the Oscillospiraceae bacterium genome. Coding sequences within it:
- the safA gene encoding SafA/ExsA family spore coat assembly protein — encoded protein: MKKKLILFAVFLILASFTTVFCVGAETVTYTVVRGDSLWKISVRYQVGLSEIISANPQFKNPNLIYPGDKVYVPLTNTQTTSYEQQVIDLVNQIRVKNGLAKLTANWQLSRVARYKSQDMHDKKYFSHTSPTYGSPFDMIRNFGISFRTAGENIAQGYKTPQAVVDGWMNSSGHRANILNASFTEIGVGYVADGSYWTQMFIG
- a CDS encoding LytTR family DNA-binding domain-containing protein, whose amino-acid sequence is MNVKLLVSSKNYKELEKYLKEKGIQVDDDAEFILSESKKAIDSLIGKNNGIIYRIETEDIIYIESFGHDVILHTKDQSFNLSERLYILENLLDPVKFIRISNSVIISKNKIVKITPTFSSKFILTLADGSNVDVTRSYYCFFKEHIGI